GGTCGCACAGCCCGTGGGTACGTCGTCGTCTCGGTTTGGTAGCTGGAGGTGGACAGGAATCCGGACGTTCCAGTCCTTTGGCTGACAATCGTCTCTCCGTTCCGGCCAACATTGTCCGCATGCCCAACGGACCGGATGGTACTCGAGGCTTCCACTTTACTAACAGCGTCACCGGTAAGCCGCGTTCAGCATCCGCCCCCGAAGTCCCGCTCATGGTCACcgttttctaatttaaaaatCAGAGAAAATGCCGgggaaaaaagtgggaaaCGGGATATTCTAATTTTTGTGAGCGAGGGAAAACTTATTAtttcttgtaaattttttttgtgtgtgaatgtGCGTGGTACCACTTGATTTAAAAAAGTGGTACATGATTATGTAATAATTATTATCTGTCAAagagtttagtttttttttgtttgctacaTAGGCAGCTTTTGAGTTCAATGCCTATCAAACATTTTGAGGAAGGtaaaataaggaaaataatctcttttttttgttaattattatgttatttcttcaaattattttttggggggtcgGCTGTGATAaggtttttgtgtgtgttcatcATCATCGGGTATTGTCTCATGTCTCATCAAattaattatcttttttttttgatccaCCAACTAGTCCCTCTTCCCTCTTATGTAACCATAATTCCCCAGTTCAATTCTTTAGACCCATTTGGAATTGATTCTTTCTCTCGAAACCCATTCCACATATTACTTTGAAATAatatcaaaaatttttcaacttccTCCCTCGTCGTACCTGTACATATAATTAATTAATACATCGCGATTTATTACTTCTAAATGTCATCCAAACACTGTCGGGAATTTTTAGTTGTTGTAATTTATGGGATTGAAGgaggaaaaatcaaacaatacaCTTGAATTTGTTGATAAATTTcgcgaaaaagagaaatcttaATCCAAATGAGGGCAATCAACTACTTGTGAAATTTGATACTTCAGTAGTAGCCACTGTGCGTATGCTACTAAACATGTTCCGGCTTTCTCTACTACGTTCACAGCGATAATCGTGTCGGCGTGAGTGACGGCCGTGgcctcctttccttttttgcttgttcaaaaagaaatattttttttttttaaaaggcagcaaaagaaaacattgaaatatttcctcaattttcttttttgtctacGTTTGGTAAAAATCATTTCCCTTATTAAGAGAAATACGGATATCGAAACAAAGGTCgatttcttgtatttttcaaGTACTGAAATTGGCTAAATGCCAAACGATTTTTCCGGTTCGCCCGTTTTTCCGTGTCTTGACGCGTCGTCGTGACTCACGTTTTGCACAATACTTTCCCGGCAGTGATTACGACAAAAGGTACATAGTCTCTGTTTGAGGAACTATAATCAAAAGGTTCGAGAGTTACGCTCTAgataagaaaagaacaaagggTACCCCTCTCAAACTAGGGTAATCAAACGGAGCTTTGAAACGATCGTCAATGTCTACCGGAAGCGGAAATATCGTGCAGAAACCCTTTGGAAAAAAACGaggtcaaaataaaaatctttaaaCCCGTAGAAAGACACACCATCATCATATCCTGAGGGTATATTTACAATGTTTCACAACATCCGCGGGACCTTCGAATAACTCGGGACCTTGAAAAGAAACGTCCAAAACAATCCCATAAATGTTTAAACCATTTCCCgcggtaaagaaaaaaatgtgtaccACCACACACATCGATTTCTCGATAACGTGATGCAATGTCAAACGCATTTCCGGAGTTTGTCCTACCTCCCCTGATGTTGGCAAACGATTGCGATTGTTTGTtgaatatttccttttttaaaaaagtgagAGATGttatctttaaaacaaaataacgtGGTCACGTCCACTTGCGCACGTACGCCGTTCTCCCATATGAACCTGTAACGCAAGATACTTTACTATCGTGTGTGGACtacattaaagaaaataaataaataaacgtaTGCGAGTCCAAAAGTtgtgaaaacaacaacagccgcaCATCGATGTCAACAATGTATGAATACGAACTGTACACACAATCCCGTGACTTGTGTTTCCACGTTCCCGCACGCGACACGGCAACGCAGAGCAAcgtgacacacacacacagaaaaaagaataaaaaggaggTTGACGATCTTGGAAGAGTGACTTGGCGGGATGATAAAAATGGACTTTGGGGTCGCAGGAAAAAGCGAAAATAAACTGCTGACGTTGGCGTCGAGACGccaatttcatgtttttttcccgCGGAGTTTCACGTGACGCAACAATACCAAGTCAACAACAAAGTATCGCCTCcccaaaaatgtaaaaaaatttaattttatcgCATTACtcacacacgaaaaaattgGACTCGATCGCCTTACTCATTGAATGAACCAATCACAATCAATGGCGTGATGGTTCAAACAtcacttaaagaaaaaagaattttttttaggctGTCTGGAACAGAGACAAGAAAACATCTCTGGGGCGGTCTCGCCGCTGTTGCAACGTGATAAAAAACTCCAACACGCATTTCTTACTGTCCCACTAGGAAGCGATAATGTGTTCCTTATTCCCATATCCTTATATGTGATGGAGAATaatctaaaaataaagaaaaaaaatccacatGTTGGATTCTTGGGTCACAACAAATCCTTGGGCAAGCGAGGCGTCATCAGTCGGCATGACCTCCAGACTGGTTAAACTTGCTTCTTATTCAATTACAGTAAGtgcgcattttcttttaatctttgtttctcttttcgcGAAAAACACGTCCTTCAAAAGACATAACCGTCTCCAGTTACATACAATCATCGCGCTATCTTATTGAAtttccttgtattttttttgtttgttattatttccACGTCTTTCTCAGTTTAAAGATCGCATCGCCTCCaagttaattgttttctttgttgtgcgaaaaagaataatgagAATCAAGATGATGGACAAAGAgataaaggagaaaaaaatgcagGCAATAGAATCgaataataaatcaaaaaaaaaattggaataaGCGGTTTAAGACTACACTCCCCCAAATGCAATCGAACCCACAAATAGAGTCACGTGGATCGGCCATGCTGCTTTCCACTATTTAAGTAAAGCATGGGTTTTCTTATGTTCTAtctagcgaaaaaaaattgagcttGTACAGCGATGGAAAATGAGGGATGGACGCACAAACGCAAAATGAACGGAACCGATTTCTATAcgcgtaaaaaagaaaaagaaaagacatgCGCACCCAATTCGTTGACGTCATTGAAGATATTGTTTCCTTTGGCTCCTTTTGTTATTCCTGTTTGGCCAATGGAACTGCGCAGCGCAATAACAAACGCAATTGACGTTGTAAAGGACCGCTTGGGTTGCTCGCCACCTGCGCCTGCAAGTTGGCCACCAATTGAGGCATCACCTTGGGTGAGTGTTCCTTGATCATGGGATCTCGGAAATCCACGGCCATCACGGCTTCTTGAAGGTACCTGTCATGCAATATACATTTCTTTATCTCATccttcctttaaaaaaaaattatctgaAATTTAATTTACTCTAATTTCAATTCTGTAGATGTGCCAAGATCTGCTGAAAGCTGTTGGATTAAAGCCAACAAGATCTGTGGCGGAAAGACACATGGACTAACAGAAAAGAGTTTCTGCGCATCAACCCGAGCGCAAACAAACATCACCATGCTCAAGTCATTCATGTAGAGTGCCTAAatgagataaaaaaattgcaaaataaaattgcaaaaaaaataaatgatgcAATTTTACCCTTTGAAAAGCTTCGAATAATCGTCCCTCATGAATCATGTGTTTCAATTGGATTTGAAGTTCAGCTGGTGTTAGTTCTACAACTGCGGGTGTCACTGCGCGGGATTGGATTTGTGCCGCCTACATGAATGGGTAATGAGATTACAACGAAGATCGTAAGCATATGGAGGTGCATTACATGAACTGCCAACAAGGCTCCGTCTAAGGCCAATTTCTGATCCTTGATGGCAAGCTGCATTTCGGATTGGATCACAGGAGTTAAAAGCATTCGAACTTTTTCTGGAAATCTGAATAGAAACCAGAAATAAAAATCAGACTCTTGTGTGTTCCAGGAAAATTAATTAAGACTTACTCATGAGATATTTTCTTCAACTCTGTTTTTGTATCGGTTGATATGGACTGCCGGACTTGATCCAGGACGACGGCTATCTTATCCATGGTAGCGTTGAGTTGGGCGGTCGACTCTTTGTCCTGCAGCCTTCGATGTCGTTCCAGGTTGCTCTCGATATTGCGCACAACTGGGAAGGTAacgttatttgttttgaaatgacGCGTGATGCAAATCTTTTCTGAATAGTCATTTCTAATTGAATGCTCACATTCTGCAATGCCTTTGGAGAACGTCGTGTGCAACTGGGTGAAAAGGCTGTGGAACGAGCCCTCCAGCGAAGGAAGCAACTGAGATGCAATAGCCTCTTTGCATCCGCGATTCATGGCCGATACGGCTGCCGACGACGTCGCTTGGCTGTAGGCATCGACaatggttttgttttgagACAATTGCGTCAGTAATTGAAGGGTCGTGTTTTTCAGCACAGGTTCCAGTTTGTGCATCTCGGTCGCAATGACCGACTGCAATTCTTTGCGAATAAAATCGACACTCCTTTGTTCTAAAGTGTGCGCTTTGTTCTCAAATTCTGAACGGATGGTAGACTGGAGTTTGGACACCGACTAACAAATGGACCATTAAGCAAATTTTTATccaggaatttaaaaaaaagggaaaaacaaataccTGTTGAGTTTTGGACGGAGAATTAATTTCAtccaattttttcaattgcctGTCGAAATAAACTGCAAGTGTAGACTCCATCTGGGAGATCCAGGGCGGCTGGACAGTTGCCGGTGATTGCATCCGCGTCATTTCGGATTTTAATTCAGCTATTTCGTTCTTCAATTGCTGCTGTTCGGCTCGCTGAGCGGATACTAATTGAACCAACTGATCGAGCGATTGCTGCATCATTTGCAATTGAGCAGAGCTTCCAGCATCCGTCTCACGTGCTGCTGGCTCTTTGGGCCGTTGCAATGGCTGAATGCCCAGCGGTGGAAGAACGGATGGCCATGTGGCTTGCGCTGTCGAAGCCTGGGGCTGTAATCATAttaaattaaatcaaattttaaatcatCTGTAAtattataaaaagaaagcgaaactACTTCAACGACAAGAGCTTCTTTAAACAGTTCCAGCAAACTGCCGTTTAAATCCGCAGATACGGAAGAGGGAGTAGGAGGAGCGGCAACAGCGGAAGTGGGGTAAGTGCATAGCGGTTCCTGAACAGATGGTGCATTATGCtagattgaagaagaagaggtgcCCAAATAATTACAATGGCCGTAACCAAAAGTTCAAAAAGACGCCATACTTTATCCATTACGGGGGATGATCCTTTGCTATTGGCAGAGGCTGTACGCACCAAAGCCGGTGATAAAGCAATTGGATAGGCCGATAAGGCTTCCTGAAGGGCCGGGCCGGTAGGGACAGTGGCCGAAGAAGTATCAGGCGACTCAATGGAGCCTTCTGTCAGAGGTCTTGTGCCCAAGATTTCTTCAACTTCACGGCTGGGACTGCTACCCCCACTGGGGACACCATTCCGTTTTGGTGTAGTGGAGGAGGTGACCTCGGGTGTCGGTCGGCGTGGACTCGACAGCGCCAAAATTTCGTTGGGTGCAGGCGGTAAAGGACTCACTGTGACTGGTGATGTCACTAATGATTGCTTTTGCGAGTCCGTGTTTGTTTTGGCCGGCGAAACGAAGGCATCAGGAGTCAACAGGTTGATATGATTGGTGGTAGATGCTGCTGTTTTAACTACATTTACAGGTTCGTACTCTGACGTTGTGTTGATCGTGGAAAAAGAAGTTCCAATGCCTTCACCCAAAGGGACTGAGGTACCCAATTCGAAAACGGCTTTGCATTTTTGCAACGACTTGGGTTGCACGATTAACATCTTCACTACCACTTTACTAGCCTTTTCGTCTCCATCGAAATCTTCATCGCCCATGGGCTGAGAAGGTGGTCTCACGGAGGCCTCACGAATGGCAACGCTAATAGCCGAAAATGGTAGCAAGAGTTGAGTGATGCTGCTCACTTTAGAGACGATCGGTACTTCAGCTTTAAGTGATTCATCACCACCGTCATCAAACAATGTATGTTTTTCGTCTTGTTCCTGTTCTATATGCATCACGTAAAGGGCCTACGATAATGAGAAAATGTTTATTAAGAAATGACAAGTTATAATGGATGTACTCACTTTGCGGTGAATATCAGATATCACAAGGTAGGATGCTGACAAGTCCAGTGTCATTTTTTGGACAATGGGTGTGTTATCATCCGACTTAAAACGGATGGTCTGATGACATTTCCATAGCTCGCAAGACCATAGTTTGAATTCGGTATTGTTTTCGGCAGATGTAACGGCCCATTTCCACAATGGACACCTAAAAGCGAATACATAAAATCGAATCAAATGATAAAACGTGGAAGTCAACAGTTTGCTTACTCTCGTATGTTTGGATGGCTTAAATTATCCAAAAATATGATACCCGAGAGCCTTTTGCCTTCATGGGGTTGCCATTTGTGCAGACTTTTAGGGTCCTCTTTTTTCGTATTCACCTTTAAATAAGACAAAACATACGcaagttgaaaataaaataatattaaatatttttaccaaaaagAATCTGACATAGCCATCAAGGCTGGCGACTGCAAGCGCAGTTGAGTCTGGGGAAAATGCGATATCAACCACAGCATCATCAAAAGAAGTAATTTGGGTAGCTCCAGTTGTCACAGTGGGATAAGTGACTGTGCCATTGATGTGACCCAGATGCCATATTTCCACACGGCAGTCATGTGATGAGGCAAGCAACAATGCATGATCATCGGCATCATTTCGCCAACCGTCATTGGCTTCGTCTACACCGGAGTAACATTACGAAGCACATTTCATTACTgatcatttttaaatcattcaaAGATTACTGACCAGGACTTTTGGGATTTTCTGGAACATATGGACACCAGACTACTCGATGACAATCACTGGGAGTTGAAACTCCATCAGGGTTAACTTGCAAAATTAATTGAGCAGTTGATCCAACAATTTCATGCACAAGCAGGTAACCACATTCATCCACAGCTGCCACAAGTATTCTCTTTTCATGGAAAGCAAATGAAAGATCTCTAACAAAACCACGAAAACCCTTCAATAGGATCCGATCAGTGCTACCATTTCTTATCACACGGACCATGCCAGCCGATTTACCAGGAACTAAACGagaaaacagaattttttaCGTACATACACAACCACaaaactattgaaaaataaCCTGTCAGGGCATATGCAAAATATTGACCCTTGAAGTGAGTGGCAACCAGGTTTCCCCAATGAAATGATTTATCCCAAGCCGAATCAACTATGTTTTTAACTTTGATCTGGGAGCTACCAGATC
The window above is part of the Daphnia carinata strain CSIRO-1 chromosome 7, CSIRO_AGI_Dcar_HiC_V3, whole genome shotgun sequence genome. Proteins encoded here:
- the LOC130695593 gene encoding enhancer of mRNA-decapping protein 4-like isoform X2, producing the protein MSCNFNGQRSKDEELAIMFSEAMDWQSVATNSSEEVVIYPVNGGHRSGSSQIKVKNIVDSAWDKSFHWGNLVATHFKGQYFAYALTVPGKSAGMVRVIRNGSTDRILLKGFRGFVRDLSFAFHEKRILVAAVDECGYLLVHEIVGSTAQLILQVNPDGVSTPSDCHRVVWCPYVPENPKSPDEANDGWRNDADDHALLLASSHDCRVEIWHLGHINGTVTYPTVTTGATQITSFDDAVVDIAFSPDSTALAVASLDGYVRFFLVNTKKEDPKSLHKWQPHEGKRLSGIIFLDNLSHPNIRECPLWKWAVTSAENNTEFKLWSCELWKCHQTIRFKSDDNTPIVQKMTLDLSASYLVISDIHRKALYVMHIEQEQDEKHTLFDDGGDESLKAEVPIVSKVSSITQLLLPFSAISVAIREASVRPPSQPMGDEDFDGDEKASKVVVKMLIVQPKSLQKCKAVFELGTSVPLGEGIGTSFSTINTTSEYEPVNVVKTAASTTNHINLLTPDAFVSPAKTNTDSQKQSLVTSPVTVSPLPPAPNEILALSSPRRPTPEVTSSTTPKRNGVPSGGSSPSREVEEILGTRPLTEGSIESPDTSSATVPTGPALQEALSAYPIALSPALVRTASANSKGSSPVMDKEPLCTYPTSAVAAPPTPSSVSADLNGSLLELFKEALVVEPQASTAQATWPSVLPPLGIQPLQRPKEPAARETDAGSSAQLQMMQQSLDQLVQLVSAQRAEQQQLKNEIAELKSEMTRMQSPATVQPPWISQMESTLAVYFDRQLKKLDEINSPSKTQQSVSKLQSTIRSEFENKAHTLEQRSVDFIRKELQSVIATEMHKLEPVLKNTTLQLLTQLSQNKTIVDAYSQATSSAAVSAMNRGCKEAIASQLLPSLEGSFHSLFTQLHTTFSKGIAEFVRNIESNLERHRRLQDKESTAQLNATMDKIAVVLDQVRQSISTDTKTELKKISHEFPEKVRMLLTPVIQSEMQLAIKDQKLALDGALLAVHAAQIQSRAVTPAVVELTPAELQIQLKHMIHEGRLFEAFQRALYMNDLSMVMFVCARVDAQKLFSVSPCVFPPQILLALIQQLSADLGTSTELKLEYLQEAVMAVDFRDPMIKEHSPKVMPQLVANLQAQVASNPSGPLQRQLRLLLRCAVPLAKQE
- the LOC130695593 gene encoding enhancer of mRNA-decapping protein 4-like isoform X3, translating into MSCNFNGQRSKDEELAIMFSEAMDWQSVATNSSEEVVIYPVNGGHRSGSSQIKVKNIVDSAWDKSFHWGNLVATHFKGQYFAYALTVPGKSAGMVRVIRNGSTDRILLKGFRGFVRDLSFAFHEKRILVAAVDECGYLLVHEIVGSTAQLILQVNPDGVSTPSDCHRVVWCPYVPENPKSPDEANDGWRNDADDHALLLASSHDCRVEIWHLGHINGTVTYPTVTTGATQITSFDDAVVDIAFSPDSTALAVASLDGYVRFFLVNTKKEDPKSLHKWQPHEGKRLSGIIFLDNLSHPNIRECPLWKWAVTSAENNTEFKLWSCELWKCHQTIRFKSDDNTPIVQKMTLDLSASYLVISDIHRKALYVMHIEQEQDEKHTLFDDGGDESLKAEVPIVSKVSSITQLLLPFSAISVAIREASVRPPSQPMGDEDFDGDEKASKVVVKMLIVQPKSLQKCKAVFELGTSVPLGEGIGTSFSTINTTSEYEPVNVVKTAASTTNHINLLTPDAFVSPAKTNTDSQKQSLVTSPVTVSPLPPAPNEILALSSPRRPTPEVTSSTTPKRNGVPSGGSSPSREVEEILGTRPLTEGSIESPDTSSATVPTGPALQEALSAYPIALSPALVRTASANSKGSSPVMDKPQASTAQATWPSVLPPLGIQPLQRPKEPAARETDAGSSAQLQMMQQSLDQLVQLVSAQRAEQQQLKNEIAELKSEMTRMQSPATVQPPWISQMESTLAVYFDRQLKKLDEINSPSKTQQSVSKLQSTIRSEFENKAHTLEQRSVDFIRKELQSVIATEMHKLEPVLKNTTLQLLTQLSQNKTIVDAYSQATSSAAVSAMNRGCKEAIASQLLPSLEGSFHSLFTQLHTTFSKGIAEFVRNIESNLERHRRLQDKESTAQLNATMDKIAVVLDQVRQSISTDTKTELKKISHEFPEKVRMLLTPVIQSEMQLAIKDQKLALDGALLAVHAAQIQSRAVTPAVVELTPAELQIQLKHMIHEGRLFEAFQRALYMNDLSMVMFVCARVDAQKLFSVSPCVFPPQILLALIQQLSADLGTSTELKLEYLQEAVMAVDFRDPMIKEHSPKVMPQLVANLQAQVASNPSGPLQRQLRLLLRCAVPLAKQE
- the LOC130695593 gene encoding enhancer of mRNA-decapping protein 4-like isoform X1 — encoded protein: MSCNFNGQRSKDEELAIMFSEAMDWQSVATNSSEEVVIYPVNGGHRSGSSQIKVKNIVDSAWDKSFHWGNLVATHFKGQYFAYALTVPGKSAGMVRVIRNGSTDRILLKGFRGFVRDLSFAFHEKRILVAAVDECGYLLVHEIVGSTAQLILQVNPDGVSTPSDCHRVVWCPYVPENPKSPDEANDGWRNDADDHALLLASSHDCRVEIWHLGHINGTVTYPTVTTGATQITSFDDAVVDIAFSPDSTALAVASLDGYVRFFLVNTKKEDPKSLHKWQPHEGKRLSGIIFLDNLSHPNIRECPLWKWAVTSAENNTEFKLWSCELWKCHQTIRFKSDDNTPIVQKMTLDLSASYLVISDIHRKALYVMHIEQEQDEKHTLFDDGGDESLKAEVPIVSKVSSITQLLLPFSAISVAIREASVRPPSQPMGDEDFDGDEKASKVVVKMLIVQPKSLQKCKAVFELGTSVPLGEGIGTSFSTINTTSEYEPVNVVKTAASTTNHINLLTPDAFVSPAKTNTDSQKQSLVTSPVTVSPLPPAPNEILALSSPRRPTPEVTSSTTPKRNGVPSGGSSPSREVEEILGTRPLTEGSIESPDTSSATVPTGPALQEALSAYPIALSPALVRTASANSKGSSPVMDKHNAPSVQEPLCTYPTSAVAAPPTPSSVSADLNGSLLELFKEALVVEPQASTAQATWPSVLPPLGIQPLQRPKEPAARETDAGSSAQLQMMQQSLDQLVQLVSAQRAEQQQLKNEIAELKSEMTRMQSPATVQPPWISQMESTLAVYFDRQLKKLDEINSPSKTQQSVSKLQSTIRSEFENKAHTLEQRSVDFIRKELQSVIATEMHKLEPVLKNTTLQLLTQLSQNKTIVDAYSQATSSAAVSAMNRGCKEAIASQLLPSLEGSFHSLFTQLHTTFSKGIAEFVRNIESNLERHRRLQDKESTAQLNATMDKIAVVLDQVRQSISTDTKTELKKISHEFPEKVRMLLTPVIQSEMQLAIKDQKLALDGALLAVHAAQIQSRAVTPAVVELTPAELQIQLKHMIHEGRLFEAFQRALYMNDLSMVMFVCARVDAQKLFSVSPCVFPPQILLALIQQLSADLGTSTELKLEYLQEAVMAVDFRDPMIKEHSPKVMPQLVANLQAQVASNPSGPLQRQLRLLLRCAVPLAKQE